In the genome of Pseudomonas bubulae, one region contains:
- the putA gene encoding trifunctional transcriptional regulator/proline dehydrogenase/L-glutamate gamma-semialdehyde dehydrogenase, with translation MATTTLGVKLDDPTRERLKAAATSIDRTPHWLIKQAIFNYLEKLEGGATLTELSGIPGSASDDADEVQADHAHQCFLEFAESILPQSVLRAAITSAYRRPEPEVVPMLLEQARLPAPMAEATQTLAASIAEKLRNQKSAGGRAGIVQGLLQEFSLSSQEGVALMCLAEALLRIPDKGTRDALIRDKISTGNWHPHLGNSPSLFVNAATWGLLLTGKLVSTHNEAGLTSSLSRIIGKSGEPMIRKGVDMAMRLMGEQFVTGETIAEALANATRFEAKGFRYSYDMLGEAALTEHDAQKYLASYEQAIHSIGKASHGRGIYEGPGISIKLSALHPRYSRAQYERVMDELYPRLLSLTLLAKKYDIGLNIDAEEADRLEISLDLLERLCFEPQLAGWNGIGFVIQAYQKRCPYVIDYVIDLARRSRHRLMIRLVKGAYWDSEIKRAQVEGLEGYPVYTRKVYTDVSYLACAKKLLAVPEAIYPQFATHNAQTLSAIYHIAGQNYYPGQYEFQCLHGMGEPLYEQVVGKVAEGKLNRPCRVYAPVGTHETLLAYLVRRLLENGANTSFVNRIADHTIAIHELVADPVSQIEQMATTEGGFGLPHPRIPLPRDLYGSERANSSGIDMSNEHRLASLSCALLATAHNDWKAAPMLGCDSSNEAPAAVLNPADLRDVVGHVQEATVEDADNAIQCALSAAPIWQATPPAERAAILERAADLMEGEIQPLMGLLAREAGKTFANAIAEVREAVDFLRYYAVQARNDFTNDAHRPLGPVVCISPWNFPLAIFSGQVAAALAAGNPVLAKPAEQTPLVAAQAVRILLEAGIPQGVLQLLPGRGETVGARLVGDDRVKGVMFTGSTEVARLLQRNIAGRLDAQGRPIPLIAETGGQNAMIVDSSALTEQVVIDVVSSAFDSAGQRCSALRVLCLQEDSADRVIEMLKGAMAESRMGNPERLNVDIGPVIDAEAKAGIEQHIQGMRDKGRSVYQMAIADSEECKRGTFVMPTLIELESFDELEREIFGPVLHVVRYKRKDIDQLIAQINASGYGLTLGVHTRIDETIAKVVNNVNAGNVYVNRNIVGAVVGVQPFGGEGLSGTGPKAGGPLYLYRLLSTRPGNAIEQSFAKVDAVTAPDTQAREAMSKPLSALQAWATSNQQPALAELCTEYAAHSQSGITRLLNGPTGERNSYAILPREHVLCLAEVESDLLTQLAAVLAVGSSAVLPQSELAKALLARLPAEVQPRITLVADWTKDEVIFDAVLHHGDCDQLRDVCQQVAQRAGAIVGVQGLSQGETNIALERLVIERALSVNTAAAGGNASLMTIG, from the coding sequence ATGGCTACCACCACCCTTGGGGTCAAACTTGATGACCCGACCCGCGAGCGCCTCAAGGCCGCCGCGACCTCGATTGATCGCACGCCACACTGGCTGATCAAGCAGGCAATCTTCAATTACCTGGAAAAACTCGAGGGTGGTGCAACCCTGACCGAGTTGAGCGGTATCCCTGGTTCTGCCAGCGATGACGCCGACGAAGTACAAGCCGACCACGCGCATCAATGCTTCCTGGAGTTCGCAGAAAGCATCCTGCCGCAGTCCGTACTGCGCGCTGCCATTACTTCGGCGTACCGTCGCCCGGAACCCGAAGTAGTGCCCATGTTGCTGGAGCAGGCGCGACTGCCAGCCCCTATGGCCGAAGCCACGCAAACCCTGGCGGCCTCGATTGCCGAAAAATTGCGCAACCAGAAGAGCGCCGGCGGCCGTGCCGGTATCGTGCAGGGCTTGCTGCAGGAGTTTTCCCTGTCGTCCCAGGAGGGCGTGGCCCTGATGTGCCTGGCTGAGGCGCTGCTGCGTATCCCGGACAAAGGCACCCGCGACGCCCTTATTCGCGACAAGATCAGCACTGGCAACTGGCACCCGCACCTGGGCAACAGCCCGTCGCTGTTCGTCAACGCTGCGACCTGGGGTCTGTTGCTGACCGGCAAGCTGGTGTCGACGCACAACGAAGCAGGCCTGACCTCCTCCCTGAGCCGCATTATCGGCAAGAGCGGCGAGCCGATGATCCGCAAGGGCGTCGACATGGCCATGCGCCTGATGGGCGAGCAGTTTGTCACCGGCGAAACCATCGCCGAAGCCCTGGCCAACGCCACGCGCTTTGAAGCCAAGGGCTTCCGTTATTCCTACGACATGCTCGGCGAAGCCGCACTCACCGAACATGACGCACAAAAGTACCTCGCGTCCTATGAGCAAGCCATCCACTCGATTGGCAAAGCCTCCCACGGTCGCGGCATCTATGAAGGCCCGGGCATTTCCATCAAGCTGTCGGCCCTGCACCCGCGCTACAGCCGCGCCCAGTACGAACGCGTGATGGACGAGCTGTACCCGCGCCTGTTGTCGCTGACCTTGCTGGCCAAGAAGTATGACATCGGTCTCAATATCGACGCCGAAGAAGCAGACCGCCTGGAAATCTCTCTCGACCTGCTCGAGCGCCTGTGCTTCGAGCCGCAGCTGGCTGGCTGGAACGGCATCGGCTTCGTGATTCAGGCTTACCAGAAGCGCTGCCCGTATGTGATCGACTACGTGATCGACCTGGCTCGCCGCAGTCGTCATCGCCTGATGATCCGCCTGGTGAAGGGCGCGTACTGGGACAGCGAAATCAAACGCGCCCAAGTCGAAGGCCTGGAAGGCTATCCGGTCTACACCCGCAAGGTGTACACCGACGTGTCCTACCTCGCTTGTGCGAAAAAGCTGCTGGCCGTACCAGAAGCCATCTACCCGCAATTCGCCACCCACAACGCCCAAACGCTGTCGGCGATTTATCACATTGCCGGTCAAAACTACTACCCGGGTCAGTACGAGTTCCAGTGCCTGCACGGCATGGGTGAACCCCTCTACGAACAGGTTGTAGGCAAGGTTGCCGAAGGCAAGCTGAACCGTCCGTGCCGTGTGTACGCCCCAGTGGGTACCCACGAAACACTGCTGGCTTACCTGGTGCGACGCCTTCTGGAAAACGGCGCGAACACCTCGTTCGTTAACCGTATCGCCGACCACACTATCGCAATCCACGAGTTGGTGGCCGATCCGGTCAGCCAGATTGAACAAATGGCCACGACCGAAGGCGGCTTCGGCTTGCCGCACCCGCGCATCCCGTTGCCGCGTGATCTGTATGGCAGCGAACGCGCCAACTCCAGCGGCATCGACATGTCCAACGAACACCGCTTGGCGTCGTTGTCCTGCGCCTTGCTGGCCACGGCCCATAACGACTGGAAAGCCGCGCCGATGCTCGGTTGTGACTCCAGCAACGAAGCGCCGGCGGCGGTGCTCAACCCGGCCGACCTGCGTGATGTGGTGGGTCATGTACAAGAAGCCACCGTTGAAGACGCCGATAACGCTATCCAGTGTGCCCTGAGCGCCGCACCGATCTGGCAGGCCACCCCGCCCGCCGAGCGCGCTGCGATCCTGGAGCGCGCCGCCGACCTGATGGAAGGCGAGATCCAGCCACTGATGGGCCTGCTGGCCCGTGAAGCTGGCAAGACCTTCGCCAACGCTATCGCCGAAGTGCGCGAAGCAGTGGACTTCCTGCGCTACTACGCGGTGCAGGCCCGTAACGACTTCACCAACGATGCCCACCGCCCGCTGGGCCCGGTGGTCTGCATCAGCCCGTGGAACTTCCCGCTGGCCATCTTCAGCGGCCAGGTGGCTGCAGCATTGGCTGCCGGTAACCCGGTACTGGCCAAGCCTGCCGAGCAAACCCCGCTGGTTGCCGCACAAGCCGTACGCATCCTGCTCGAAGCTGGCATCCCGCAAGGCGTGCTGCAATTGCTGCCTGGCCGCGGCGAAACCGTCGGCGCACGCCTGGTGGGTGATGATCGCGTCAAAGGCGTAATGTTCACCGGCTCCACCGAAGTGGCCCGCCTGCTGCAACGCAATATTGCCGGTCGCCTGGATGCCCAGGGCCGCCCTATCCCGCTGATCGCCGAAACTGGCGGCCAGAACGCCATGATCGTCGACTCTTCGGCCCTGACCGAGCAAGTGGTTATCGACGTGGTGTCTTCGGCCTTCGACAGCGCCGGTCAACGTTGCTCGGCACTGCGGGTACTGTGCCTGCAAGAGGACTCGGCAGATCGCGTCATCGAAATGCTCAAAGGTGCCATGGCCGAATCGCGCATGGGCAACCCCGAGCGCTTGAACGTGGACATCGGCCCGGTGATCGACGCCGAAGCCAAGGCCGGGATCGAGCAGCATATCCAGGGCATGCGCGACAAGGGCCGCTCTGTGTACCAGATGGCCATCGCCGATAGCGAAGAATGTAAACGCGGCACCTTTGTCATGCCGACCCTGATTGAACTGGAAAGCTTTGACGAGCTGGAACGCGAGATCTTCGGGCCGGTGCTGCACGTGGTGCGCTACAAGCGCAAAGACATCGACCAGTTGATCGCACAGATCAACGCTTCGGGTTATGGCCTGACACTGGGCGTGCATACCCGTATCGACGAAACCATTGCCAAGGTGGTCAACAACGTCAACGCCGGTAACGTCTACGTCAACCGCAACATCGTTGGTGCAGTGGTCGGCGTGCAACCGTTCGGCGGTGAAGGCCTGTCGGGTACCGGCCCGAAAGCCGGTGGCCCGCTGTACCTGTACCGCCTGCTGTCGACCCGCCCGGGCAATGCAATCGAGCAATCGTTCGCCAAGGTCGATGCCGTGACCGCACCGGACACCCAGGCCCGCGAGGCCATGAGCAAACCGCTCAGCGCCCTGCAAGCCTGGGCAACCAGCAACCAGCAACCAGCACTGGCCGAGCTGTGCACCGAGTACGCTGCACACTCGCAAAGTGGCATCACGCGCCTGCTCAACGGCCCGACCGGCGAACGCAACAGCTACGCCATTCTGCCGCGTGAACATGTGCTGTGCCTGGCTGAAGTTGAAAGCGACCTGCTGACCCAACTGGCTGCCGTTCTGGCCGTGGGCAGCTCGGCGGTACTGCCGCAAAGTGAACTGGCCAAGGCCCTGCTGGCCCGCCTGCCTGCAGAGGTGCAGCCACGCATCACACTGGTCGCGGACTGGACCAAGGACGAAGTGATCTTCGACGCCGTCCTGCACCACGGCGACTGTGACCAGTTGCGTGACGTGTGCCAGCAAGTGGCACAACGCGCAGGCGCCATCGTTGGCGTACAGGGCCTGTCCCAGGGCGAAACCAATATCGCCCTGGAACGCCTGGTGATCGAGCGCGCACTGAGCGTCAACACCGCTGCTGCGGGTGGCAACGCAAGCCTGATGACCATCGGTTGA